Proteins co-encoded in one Centropristis striata isolate RG_2023a ecotype Rhode Island chromosome 24, C.striata_1.0, whole genome shotgun sequence genomic window:
- the LOC131962920 gene encoding claudin-10-like, translating into MGNMLTEIVAFVLSVSGWILVSSTLPTDYWKVSSVDGTVITTATFWSNLWKTCVTDSTGVSNCKDFPSMLALDAYIQVCRGLMIAAVCLGFFGSILALIGMKCTKIGGSETIKARLTVLSGFHFILSGLCCLTACSIYAHRITTDFFDPLFVAQKFELGAALFIGWSGSVLCMLGGLVFCLSLSEGSSMRAEYSYAGAASFVTSRNKQKKPVGSLQKEAAEPPRQFGRNAYV; encoded by the exons ATGGGGAACATGCTGACGGAGATCGTGGCCTTCGTCCTGTCCGTCTCCGGGTGGATCCTGGTGTCCTCCACGCTGCCCACCGACTACTGGAAGGTGTCCTCCGTGGACGGGACGGTCATCACCACGGCAACCTTCTGGTCCAACCTGTGGAAGACGTGTGTGACCGACTCCACCGGAGTGTCCAACTGCAAGGACTTCCCGTCCATGCTGGCCCTGGACG cTTATATCCAGGTGTGTCGTGGTCTGATGATAGCCGCTGTGTGTCTGGGTTTCTTTGGATCCATCCTGGCTCTGATCGGGATGAAGTGCACCAAGATCGGAGGATCAGAGACCATCAAGGCTCGTCTTACCGTCCTGTCGGGGTTCCACTTCATCCTCAGCg GTCTCTGCTGTCTGACGGCCTGCTCCATCTACGCTCACAGGATCACCACCGACTTCTTCGACCCGCTCTTCGTGGCCCAGAA GTTTGAGCTGGGAGCGGCTCTGTTCATCGGCTGGTCCGGCTCGGTGCTGTGCATGCTGGGAGGACTGGTcttctgtctgtccctgtctgaAGGCTCCAGCATGAG AGCGGAGTATTCGTACGCTGGAGCTGCATCGTTTGTGACGTCACGCAACAAGCAGAAGAAGCCGGTCGGCAGCCTGCAGAAGGAGGCAGCAGAGCCGCCGCGGCAGTTTGGAAGAAACGCTTACGTGTGA